In a genomic window of Carassius gibelio isolate Cgi1373 ecotype wild population from Czech Republic chromosome A3, carGib1.2-hapl.c, whole genome shotgun sequence:
- the LOC127941780 gene encoding uncharacterized protein LOC127941780 yields MKSVRRSQLCKALLVPTSLLTILLYLGVQSIERDVNPAALDYIFKYFADNVQPKTQKQSDAQYAIAISVLRAQCTDEHADIQNVFSNKDAKKVKDELDKGQKCLLCTDSRNVIAARPNRTTKEHSEHVLLYPLGESPMDKLLEQADQNSCVVFYSYNSPCVNRCIRRQDNILNGLSNWINTRKNRMNAFVFEEIWNKDREKNLEEEFLKINAIVPLYRCKRTSAGMECWKCVENNNVDTFCLPENK; encoded by the exons ATGAAGTCAGTGAGACGATCACAACTATGCAAG gcATTACTGGTTCCAACGAGTTTGCTCACCATCCTACTTTATCTGGGTGTTCAAAGCATTGAGAGGGATGTGAACCCAGCAGCCCTTGATTATATCTTCAAGTATTTTGCTGACAA TGTCCAGCCAAAAACCCAAAAGCAAAGTGATGCTCAGTATGCAATAGCGATCTCTGTTCTACGTGCTCAGTGTACAGACGAACATGCTGATATCCAGAACGTGTTCAGCAATAAAGATGCAAAAAAAGTGAAAGATGAGCTCGATAAAGGACAGAAATGTTTACTCTGCACAGACTCACGCAACGTCATTGCTGCAAGGCCAAATCGTACCACAAAAGAACATTCTGAGCATGTTTTGCTCTATCCTTTAGGGGAATCACCCATGGACAAACTTCTAGAGCAGGCAGATCAGAATAGCTGTGTAGTTTTCTATTCTTACAACTCTCCTTGTGTGAACAGATGCATTCGTAGGCAAGACAATATTTTGAACGGTCTTTCAAACTGGATAAACACAAGAAAAAATAGAATGAATGCATTTGTCTTCGAAGAGATCTGGAACAAGGACAGAGAGAAGAATCTGGAGGAGGAATTTCTAAAGATTAATGCGATAGTGCCTCTTTATCGGTGTAAGAGAACCAGTGCTGGAATGGAATGTTGGAAATGTGTGGAAAATAACAATGTGGATACTTTCTGTCTgcctgaaaataaataa
- the LOC127941524 gene encoding E3 ubiquitin-protein ligase TRIM39-like isoform X41: protein MFRFLKLVQTVKMDTRSVEEPSCSLHSEKLKLFCLEDKQPVCLVCLNSQKHINHTFKPISEAVSSYKEELKTTLKSLRIKITQGVKMREEFEKTVQHIKSQADQTEQQIKQQFETLHQFLRDEEEATILALREEEEQKKHMMKDKLEEINTQISALSHTIKDMEEMMKDSDVCFLKKFPVSMERVQISSQPDPQTPSGALIHVPRYLGNLPFRVWKKMKDIIQNTPVILDPNTANPRLLLSDDLTSVKDILLKSQPLSDNPERFDYYSCVLGSEGFNSGTYYWDVEVKESPCWSVGVTTASNQRKGRDFFNTDVWSVCYGLCEPSGFSVEQDLEHVRVNLDYDRGTVSFSDPVTNTHLHTFTTTFTDTLFPFFCSIFHLRILPYSYGTVIVRKRYTYSSESVRVQ, encoded by the exons atgtttcGATTTCTGAAGCTTGTGCAAACAGTGAAAATGGATACACGCTCTGTTGAAGAGCCTTCTTGCAGTTTACACAGTGAGAAACTCAAACTCTTCTGTCTGGAGGATAAACAGCCAGTGTGTTTAGTGTGTCTTAACTCTCAAAAACACATCAATCACACATTCAAACCCATTAGTGAAGCGGTTTCATCATATAAG GAGGAGctcaaaacaacactgaagtcCTTACGAATTAAAATTACACAAGGAGTTAAAATGAGAGAAGAGTTTGAGAAAACAGTTCAACACATCAAG TCTCAAGCTGATCAAACAGAGCAGCAGATTAAACAGCAGTTTGAGACGCTTCATCAGTTTCTCAGAGATGAAGAAGAAGCTACAATCCTTGcactgagagaggaagaggagcagaagaAACATATGATGAAGGACAAGCTGGAGGAGATCAACACACAAATCTCAgctctttcacacacaatcaAAGACATGGAGGAGATGATGAAAGACAGTGACGTCTGCTTTCTGAAG AAGTTTCCAGTCTCGATGGAAAG AGTCCAGATCTCATCACAGCCGGATCCACAGACTCCTTCTGGAGCTCTGATTCATGTGCCACGATACTTGGGCAACCTGCCCttcagagtctggaagaagatgAAAGACATCATCCAGAACA CTCCTGTGATTCTGGATCCAAACACTGCGAATCCACGTCTCCTCCTGTCTGATGATCTGACCAGTGTAAAAGACATCTTATTAAAAAGTCAACCTCTTTCTGATAATCCAGAGAGATTTGACTATTATTCCTGTGTTCTGGGCTCCGAAGGGTTTAACTCAGGGACATACTACTGGGATGTGGAGGTTAAAGAGAGTCCATGCTGGAGTGTTGGAGTAACTACAGCATCAAACCAGAGGAAGGGACGGGATTTCTTTAATACTGATGTCTGGAGTGTGTGCTATGGATTGTGTGAGCCATCTGGTTTCTCTGTTGAACAGGATCTTGAGCATGTGAGAGTAAATCTGGACtatgacagaggaacagtgtcatTCTCTGATCCTGTAACtaacacacatctacacacattCACAACCACCTTCACTGACACACTCTTTCCATTCTTCTGTAGCATTTTCCATCTGAGGATCTTACCATATAGTTATGGTACTGTAATTGTTCGTAAACGTTACACTTATAGCTCTGAATCAGTGCGAGTGCAGTGA
- the LOC127941514 gene encoding interferon-induced very large GTPase 1-like, producing MRQTLHCVSLCHPGVHVFLLIIPDAPLTDEDKAEMEEIQRIFSSRINKHVMILIMQDSEHQTEELNAETQSVIESFGGRHHFFGPSTQVSTLMEKIEQMLEENRGQYFSAETFLEAQMKKLLQFEEMKKKIHSLETHFLSKGPTDSQDDLRIVLLGKTGVGKSATGNTILGRNAFKAEESFQSVTSETQRETVEINGRQITVIDTPGLFDTELTNEEIQKEITNCISMVLPGPHVFLLLIPLGRFTPEEAKSVKIIQETFGQNSLMYTMVLFTRGDGLKNKTIEQCLGKPGSLLMNLIEACGNRYHVFNNNQTEDRTQVSGLLEKIDAMVEANGGSFYTCKMFRKMEREKQEQQMKFLMERVEQLNREREELTKKHEEEKEKMQMMMEEQRQNHDKEMKRREEEFREREIQYKMEMRREREEWEKQKKQDERMRRKKEREIHETMKKEREEWERQKQKEEKKRREEEDEKQREREQRMWDEFNQRLRQERDRVETEKEDLHSKHEAQENNMKILMERVEQMNREKEEMMRKLEEEREAMKMMIEEAKQNQEKERKRREDEDKKRWEREKQISEEQYQRLKREMEEVIREKERVERERQEQLEEFEKRLKEERNMREDQQKTFEEKLQLLEEQHEEKLNRRQLEMKEEVQTEREKIEQLFHRLHLDENKNKLKTVEVLQLTAHSLKARKSCAEEKLVWSFIQKLLMMNYRAKYTYVKDTNEQHDTQQRDSDDLKEMSMSNEETGQSERIHPMDVQMAVFHCADSFLKQLMVTKLSQCQYALPLLVPDPFTQQIEFPLWTFRQINKSWKMTNTNNEIVSQTQPIYKAETPMVFFFRFGSVSSSKSQLMNSLINEKHNTFFHRNCPGSSRSRLLMDGVVEIAWFCPSGTNDDKFTDCVAFCNLHGDAGDHEKQLEILTEMASVNVVLLPQLDRNESVKMIQNLYTNKKPLICLLTEDESTVTEINNTKFKIGLKERSHSDASEELRRAINDCLSETSSTFRLEDVSKNSNIRINEEDDDDCRKGREAAQQMMSLLEKKDLREIKESFLPHQGKLWHQWSQKNKELHRPRADETEMDISRKQANLMRLREQQHAFNISTFIQFFIKEFNLLAENKIYFLKWLEIFLDEYISMDMSVLHRKYEEQWSAVVKLKEKNYKPEQLKTEQEEFERIYEEIQMAGFGLEHIMSEIGQIYESCSSVKKNKKDLQVHFSSLPSLAAEMMISGFPLELMDGDAAHVPVIWISAVLDQLVQKLGDQRVFVLSVLGLQSSGKSTMLNAMFGLEFAVSAGRCTREAFMQLVKVSDKKKTQMNFDYILVVNSEGLGALEQSGRSTRDHDNELATFVVGLANQTLISIFGENPSEMQDILQIVCQAFMRMKKVRLNPSCVFVHQNVSDVTDGEKNMERRRRLQEKLDEMTKIAAKDEGYDAECFSDVIRFDVEKDVKYFSQLWEGGPPMAPPNPNYCENIQDLKETIETYASKSHGMTLTHFKDRVKDLWDALLKEQFIINFKKSLEMSAYRKLETEYSKWSWSLRSAMMETENRLHNQIENETIHEVEETNLQREMKKTNEEVTKSMSDFFDKDTDAEILIQWKTSFEIKIKELPENIVRETKRKLNQIIQQRDLKKKIDAQRTHHENTLIEKSKTLALELKDKTSDAEILKKEFDMFWKQCVKTIITESPPIKDIDIIRDLKLLLSDIYKSVSVDQRMEKSENKDVFSVPSYSDYVELKKSSGFTGSGTNIHRSTKKFGYSLSREDEAQIRSLVTDIAQHTDSMIMSFNISKMGYNIRCIQQITDYIKRRLTEHQEGPVKYVFKNEFFRDLVLSICMRANKMITDQHRLFKDANDPAIYVKKKREEYYSSFKKNCHEATSVTIFGEIICQKLKEPIEQSVYKQTARDLADEIRINCESLNGNRSKLEKYILKTLAEENDFDKYMNYIHNPRDHFKSFIRDEVNRYITDKFSLSVLPKMKENIKLLQQKIMEAAHESTEGVQLNNGNVGFWLKSFTQKLSDVLIFSEKDLSGVKHDDVDDFSLLQDVIRDKLPDVMSEISLRFNTKAFPKNLDYKFRADELLSDHFCQCCWVQCPFCKATCTNTIENHEGDHSVPFHRVIGLNGMHYKNTTNLSTSICTSAVASNRSFYPDTSDDNVLWQQYRTAGGDYADWSITSDLSELPYWKWFVCRFKKDLEKYYNKTFEGKGKIPDEWRKCSKQDAIESLDQYI from the exons ATGCGTCAGACTCTCcactgtgtgtctctctgtcaccCTGGAGTTCATGTTTTCCTCCTCATTATTCCTGATGCTCCACTAACTGATGAAGACAAAGCAGAAATGGAGGAGATCCAGAGGATTTTCAGCTCAAGAATTAATAAACATGTCATGATCCTCATAATGCAGGATTCAGAGCATCAGACAGAAGAACTCAATGCAGAAACACAGTCTGTGATTGAGAGTTTTGGAGGACGACATCATTTCTTTGGTCCCAGCACACAAGTGTCCACATTGATGGAGAAAATCGAGCAGATGCTGGAAGAAAACAGAGGACAGTATTTCTCTGCAGAGACATTTTTGGAGGCTCAGATGAAAAAACTTCTGCAATTtgaagagatgaagaaaaaaattcaTTCATTAGAGACACATTTTCTGTCCAAGG GTCCAACAGACAGCCAAGATGATCTGAGGATTGTGCTGCTGGGAAAAACTGGAGTTGGGAAGAGTGCTACTGGAAACACCATCTTAGGAAGAAATGCATTCAAAGCAGAAGAATCTTTTCAATCAGTGACCAGTGAGACTCAGAGAGAAACAGTCGAAATCAACGGCCGACAAATTACTGTGATCGACACTCCAGGACTGTTTGATACTGAACTTACTAATGAGGAGATCCAGAAAGAAATCACCAACTGCATCTCCATGGTACTGCCTGGACCACATGTGTTTCTCTTACTGATACCACTGGGACGATTCACTCCAGAAGAAGCTAAATCAGTAAAGATCATCCAAGAGACGTTTGGTCAAAATTCTTTAATGTACACCATGGTGCTCTTCACCAGAGGAGATGGTCTGAAGAACAAAACCATTGAACAGTGTTTGGGGAAACCTGGATCTCTTTTGATGAATCTAATAGAAGCTTGTGGAAACAGATACCATGTGTTCAATAATAATCAGACTGAAGACCGAACACAGGTGTCTGGTCTGCTGGAGAAGATAGACGCCATGGTGGAAGCAAACGGTGGGAGTTTCTACACATGTAAGATGTTCAGAAAGATGGAAAGagaaaaacaagaacaacaaatGAAGTTCCTCATGGAGAGAGTGGAGCAACtgaacagagaaagagaagagctGACAAAGAAAcatgaagaagagaaagaaaaaatgcagATGATGATGGAGGAACAAAGACAAAATCATGACAAAGAGATGAAGAGGAGAGAAGAAgaatttagagagagagaaatacaatataaaatggaAATGAGAAGAGAACGAGAGGAATGGGAGAAACAGAAAAAACAAGATGAAAGGATGAGAAGA aagaaaGAGCGAGAGATCCATGAAACCATGAAGAAAGAACGAGAGGAATGGGAGAGAcagaaacaaaaagaagaaaagaagagaagagaagaagaggatgagaaacaaagagagagagaacagagaatGTGGGATGAATTTAATCAGAGACTGAGacaagagagagatagagtggaAACAGAAAAAGAAGATCTTCATTCTAAACATGAAGCACAAGAAAACAACATGAAGATCCTGATGGAGAGAGTGGAGCAAATGaacagagaaaaagaagaaatgatgagaaaactagaagaagagagagaggccATGAAGATGATGATAGAGGAAGCAAAACAGAatcaagaaaaagagagaaagagaagagaagacgAAGATAAGAAGAGgtgggagagagagaaacagatctCTGAGGAACAGTATCAGAGACTCAAGAGGGAAATGGAGGAAGtgatcagagagaaagaaagagtggaACGAGAGAGACAAGAACAACTAGAGGAGTTTGAGAAGAgactgaaagaagaaagaaacatgaGAGAAGATCAACAAAAGACGTTTGAAGAAAAACTCCAACTACTTGAAGAACAGCATGAAGAGAAACTAAATAGAAGACAGTTGGAGATGAAAGAGGAAGTACAG ACTGAAAGAGAAAAAATAGAGCAACTATTTCACAGACTTCATCTGGacgagaacaaaaataaactgaaaactgTAGAAGTTCTCCAGTTAACTGCTCATTCATTAAAGGCCCGTAAGTCTTGTGCTGAGGAGAAGCTGGTTTGGAGTTTCATACAAAAACTACTGATGATGAACTACAGAGCAAAATACACTTATGTTAAAGATACCAATGAACAGCATGATACACAACAAAGAGACAGTGATGATTTGAAAGAAATGTCCATGTCTAATGAAGAAACAGGCCAATCTGAGCGAATTCACCCGATGGATGTTCAGATGGCAGTGTTTCATTGTGCTGATAGTTTCCTGAAGCAGCTGATGGTCACTAAACTGTCCCAGTGTCAGTACGCTCTGCCTCTGCTTGTTCCTGATCCATTCACTCAACAGATTGAGTTTCCTCTCTGGACATTCAGACAAATCAACAAGAGCTGGAAGATGACCAACACCAACAATGAAATCGTCAGTCAAACCCAGCCCATCTACAAGGCAGAAACTCCAATGGTGTTTTTCTTCAGGTTTGGCTCGGTGTCGTCCTCCAAGTCTCAGCTGATGAACAGTCTGATCAATGAGAAACACAACACGTTCTTCCACAGGAACTGTCCAGGCAGCAGCAGATCCAGACTCCTGATGGATGGAGTGGTGGAGATCGCCTGGTTCTGTCCATCTGGAACAAATGATGATAAATTCACTGATTGTGTTGCATTCTGTAATCTACACGGTGACGCAGGAGACCATGAGAAACAGCTAGAGATCCTCACTGAAATGGCCTCAGTCAATGTTGTTCTTTTACCACAACTTGACAGGAACGAAAGCGTTAAAATGATCCAAAATCTGTACACAAACAAAAAGCCACTCATTTGTCTTCTTACTGAGGATGAATCTACTGTAACAGAGATTAATAACACAAAATTCAAAATCGGTCTGAAGGAAAGAAGTCATTCAGATGCATCTGAAGAACTCAGGAGAGCTATAAATGATTGTCTGTCAGAAACTTCTTCCACTTTCAGACTTGAAGATGTGTCCAAAAACTCAAACATCAGAATAaatgaagaagatgatgatgactgCAGGaaaggaagagaagcagcacaacAGATGATGAGTTTACTGGAGAAGAAAGATCTGAGAGAAATCAAAGAATCATTTCTGCCTCATCAGGGGAAACTCTGGCATCAGTGGAGTCAGAAGAACAAAGAACTACATCGACCtcgagcagatgagacagaaatGGACATCAGCAGAAAACAAGCCAACCTCATGAGATTACGTGAGCAGCAGCATGCATTTAACATAAGTACTTTCATACAGTTCTTTATTAAAGAATTTAACTTGCTTGCTGAGAACAAAATCTACTTTCTAAAATGGCTTGAAATCTTCCTGGATGAATATATTTCAATGGATATGTCTGTTCTTCATCGGAAGTATGAGGAACAGTGGTCAGCAGTTGTAAAACTGAAAGAGAAGAATTATAAACCTGAACAACTCAAAACTGAACAAGAAGAATTTGAGAGAATATATGAGGAAATTCAAATGGCGGGCTTTGGTTTGGAGCACATCATGAGTGAGATCGGTCAGATCTATGAATCATGTTCATCTGTGAAGAAGAACAAGAAAGACCTGCAGGTTCACTTCTCTTCTCTCCCGAGTCTTGCCGCTGAGATGATGATCTCTGGATTTCCACTGGAGCTGATGGATGGAGATGCTGCTCATGTTCCTGTGATCTGGATCTCTGCTGTTCTAGATCAACTCGTCCAGAAACTGGGAGACCAGAGAGTCTTTGTGCTGTCAGTTTTAGGGCTTCAGAGCTCTGGGAAATCCACCATGCTGAACGCCATGTTTGGACTTGAGTTTGCCGTCAGTGCTGGGAGGTGCACCAGAGAAGCTTTCATGCAGCTGGTCAAAGTGTCAGACAAGAAGAAAACACAGATGAACTTTGACTATATTCTGGTTGTGAATTCTGAAGGTCTTGGGGCTCTAGAACAGTCTGGAAGATCAACAAGAGATCATGACAATGAACTGGCCACATTTGTTGTAGGTCTTGCAAATCAAACCTTGATCAGTATATTTGGAGAAAACCCATCTGAGATGCAGGACATTCTTCAGATTGTTTGTCAGGCCTTCATGAGGATGAAGAAGGTCAGATTGAATcccagctgtgtgtttgtgcatcagaACGTCTCAGACGTCACAGATGGAGAGAAGAACATGGAGAGAAGGAGACGACTGCAGGAGAAACTGGATGAGATGACAAAAATAGCTGCTAAAGATGAAGGCTATGATGCGGAATGTTTCAGTGATGTCATTAGATTTGATGTTGAGAAAGATGTAAAGTATTTCTCTCAGCTCTGGGAAGGCGGCCCACCAATGGCACCACCAAACCCAAACTACTGTGAGAACATTCAAGACTTGAAGGAAACTATTGAGACTTATGCATCAAAATCACATGGAATGACGCTGACACACTTTAAAGATCGTGTTAAAGATCTTTGGGACGCTTTGCTGAAGGAGCAATTCATCATCAACTTCAAAAAATCTCTGGAGATGTCAGCCTACAGGAAACTGGAGACCGAATACAGCAAATGGTCCTGGAGTCTGCGCAGTGCCATGATGGAAACTGAGAACAGACTGCACAATCAAATAGAAAACGAAACAATTCATGAAGTTGAGGAAACTAATCTTCAGAGAGAAATGAAGAAGACAAATGAAGAAGTGACAAAatcaatgtcagatttttttGACAAAGACACTGACGCTGAAATACTGATTCAATGGAAAAcatcatttgaaatcaaaatcaaaGAACTTCCGGAAAACATTGTGAGAGAAACAAAGAGGAAATTAAATCAGATTATTCAGCAACGTGACCTGAAGAAAAAGATTGATGCTCAGAGGACACACCATGAAAACACTCTCATTGAAAAGAGCAAAACACTTGCCTTAGAATTGAAAGACAAAACAAGTGATGCAGAAATCCTGAAGAAAGAGTTTGATATGTTTTGGAAACAGTGTGTGAAGACGATCATCACAGAGAGTCCTCCAATCAAAGACATTGACATAATCAGAGATTTGAAACTCCTTCTCAGTGACATCTATAAAAGTGTTTCTGTGGACCAACGGATGGAGAAAAGTGAGAACAAGGATGTTTTTTCTGTACCGAGTTATTCAGATTATGTAGAGCTAAAGAAATCCAGTGGATTCACAGGATCAGGAACAAACATCCACAGATCAACTAAGAAGTTTGGTTACAGTCTATCAAGAGAAGATGAAGCCCAAATAAGATCATTAGTCACAGACATTGCTCAGCATACAGACTCAATGATCAtgtcatttaacatttcaaaGATGGGCTACAACATCAGATGCATTCAACAAATCACAGATTACATCAAGAGAAGACTAACAGAACATCAGGAAGGACCAGTGAAATATGTGTTCAAGAATGAATTCTTCAGGGATTTGGTTCTTTCCATCTGTATGAGAGCAAACAAGATGATCACAGACCAACACAGACTTTTCAAGGATGCCAATGATCCTGCAATATATGTTAAGAAGAAGAGAGAAGAGTACTACAGTAGTTTTAAGAAAAACTGTCATGAAGCAACATCAGTTACCATTTTTGGTGAGATCATCTGTCAGAAACTGAAAGAGCCCATTGAGCAGAGTGTCTACAAGCAGACTGCCAGAGATTTAGCAGATGAAATCAGAATAAACTGTGAATCACTGAATGGAAACCGATCAAAACTGGAGAAATACATCCTGAAGACACTGGCAGAAGAGAATGATTTTGACAAATACATGAACTACATTCATAATCCCAGAGATCACTTCAAGAGTTTCATCAGAGATGAAGTCAATCGGTACATCACTGATAAGTTCAGTCTCAGTGTTTTACCCAAGATGAAGGAGAACATTAAACTCCTGCAGCAGAAGATCATGGAAGCAGCTCATGAATCTACTGAAGGTGTTCAACTCAACAATGGAAATGTTGGTTTTTGGTTGAAGAGCTTCACACAGAAGCTCTCAGACGTGCTGATCTTCTCTGAAAAAGACCTCAGTGGAGTGAAacatgatgatgttgatgatttCAGCCTCCTACAAGATGTGATAAGAGATAAACTTCCTGATGTAATGTCTGAGATCAGCCTCAGATTCAACACAAAGGCTTTCCCCAAGAATCTGGACTATAAGTTTAGAGCAGATGAGCTTCTGAGTGATCACTTCTGTCAGTGCTGTTGGGTTCAGTGTCCGTTCTGTAAAGCTACCTGCACCAACACCATAGAAAACCATGAGGGGGATCACAGTGTTCCTTTCCATCGTGTTATTGGACTAAACGGGATGCATTACAAGAATACAACAAACTTGTCGACTAGCATCTGCACATCAGCGGTAGCAAGCAATCGATCTTTTTATCCCGATACCTCAGATGATAATGTCCTCTGGCAACAATACAGGACAGCAGGAGGGGATTATGCAGACTGGAGCATCACCTCTGACCTCTCTGAGCTGCCGTACTGGAAGTGGTTTGTGTGCAGATTCAAGAAAGATCTGGAAAAATActacaataaaacatttgaggGGAAGGGGAAGATACCAGATGAATGGAGAAAATGTTCAAAACAGGATGCTATTGAAAGTTTGGATCAATATATTTGA